The following proteins are encoded in a genomic region of Vicinamibacteria bacterium:
- a CDS encoding helix-turn-helix transcriptional regulator produces MAKTKSELLHGTLELLVLRILESEAMNGYGIGRRIEDLTGDALSVDEGSLYPALYRMEERGWLASSWRVT; encoded by the coding sequence GTGGCGAAGACGAAATCAGAGCTCCTTCACGGCACGCTCGAGCTCCTCGTCCTCCGTATCCTCGAGAGCGAGGCGATGAACGGCTACGGGATCGGCCGACGTATAGAAGACCTCACCGGGGACGCTCTCTCCGTCGACGAAGGTTCGCTCTATCCCGCGCTCTATCGGATGGAGGAGCGGGGTTGGCTCGCCTCCTCCTGGCGAGTCACCGA